The proteins below are encoded in one region of Meriones unguiculatus strain TT.TT164.6M chromosome 18, Bangor_MerUng_6.1, whole genome shotgun sequence:
- the Itga7 gene encoding integrin alpha-7 isoform X1, producing the protein MAKILSCDSLRPPGIFYLISSLFAGLLLPRAVAFNLDVMGALRKEGQAGSLFGFSVALHRQLQPRPQSWLLVGAPQALALPGQQANRTGGLFACPLSLEETDCYRVDIDREAANVQKESKENQWLGVSVRSQGPGGKIVTCAHRYESRQRVDQILETRDVIGRCFVLSQDLTIRDELDGGEWKFCEGRPQGHEQFGFCQQGTAATFSPDSHYLIFGAPGTYNWKGTARVELCAQGSSDLAHLDDGPYEAGGEKEQDPRLIPVPANSYLGFSIDSGKGLMRSEELSFVAGAPRANHKGAVVILRKDSASRLIPEVVLSGERLTSGFGYSLAVADLNNDGWPDLIVGAPYFFERQEELGGAVYVYMNQGGRWADVTPLRLCGSPDSMFGVSLAVLGDLNQDGFPDLAVGAPFDRDGKVFIYHGSSLGVVVKPSQVLEGEAVGIKSFGYSLSGGLDVDGNHYPDLLVGSLADAAALFRARPVLHVSQELSITPRAIDLEQPNCAGGRLVCVDVQICFSYVAVPSSYSPAVALHYMLDGDTDRRLRGQLPRVTFLRRGPDDLKHQSSGTVWLKQQHDRVCGDTVLQLQENVKDKLRAIVVTLSYGLQPPRLRRQAPGQGLPTVAPILNAHQPSTQRTEIHFLKQGCGDDKICQSNLQLVQARFCSRISDTEFQPLPMDADGTTALFALSGQPFIGLELTVTNLPSDPARPQADGDDAHEAQLLVTLPASLRYSGVRTLDSAEKPLCLSNENASHVECELGNPLKRGAQVTFYLIFSTSGITIETTELEVELLLATISEQELRPVSIRAHVFIELPLSVSGAASPQQLFFSGEVKGESAMRSERDVGSKVKYEVTVSNQGQSLNTLGSAFLNIMWPHEIANGKWLLYPMRVELEGGQGPGKKGICSPRPNILHLDVDSRDRRRRELGQPEPQEPPEKLEPSTSWWPVSSAEKKRNITLDCAQGTAKCVVFSCPLHSFDRAAVLHVWGRLWNSTFLEEYMAVKSVEVIVRANVTVKSSIKNLLLRDASTLIPVMVYLDPMAVVAEGVPWWVILLAVLAGLLVLALLVLLLWKLGFFKRAKHPEAVVPQYHAVKIPREDRQQFKEEKTGTIQRSNWGTSQWEGSDAHPILAADWHPELGPDGQPMPLSA; encoded by the exons ATGGCCAAGATTCTGAGCTGCGATTCCCTCCGGCCCCCTGGGATTTTCTACCTTATTAGTTCCTTGTTTGCTGGACTACTCTTACCACGGGCTGTCGCCTTCAATCTGGATGTGATGGGCGCCCTACGGAAGGAGGGGCAAGCTGGCAGTCTCTTCGGCTTCTCGGTGGCCCTGCACAGACAATTACAGCCCCGACCCCAGAGCTG GCTGCTGGTGGGTGCTCCCCAGGCCCTGGCTCTCCCTGGGCAGCAGGCAAATCGCACCGGAGGCCTCTTTGCTTGTCCCCTGAGCCTAGAGGAGACAGACTGCTACAGAGTGGACATCGAcagagaag CAGCTAATGTGCAGAAGGAAAGCAAGGAGAACCAGTGGTTGGGAGTCAGTGTCCGGAGCCAGGGACCTGGGGGCAAGATTGTC ACTTGTGCGCACCGTTATGAGTCTCGACAGAGAGTGGATCAGATCTTGGAGACTCGGGATGTGATTGGTCGCTGCTTTGTGCTAAGTCAGGACCTGACCATCCGAGACGAGTTGGATGGTGGCGAGTGGAAGTTCTGCGAGGGGCGCCCACAGGGCCACGAACAGTTTGGGTTCTGCCAGCAGGGCACAGCTGCCACCTTCTCCCCTGACAGCCACTACCTCATTTTTGGGGCTCCAGGAACCTATAACTGGAAAG GCACAGCCAGGGTGGAGCTCTGTGCACAGGGCTCGTCGGACCTGGCACACCTGGACGATGGACCTTACGAGGCGGGGGGCGAGAAGGAGCAAGACCCCCGCCTCATCCCGGTCCCTGCCAACAGCTACCTTG GGTTCTCCATCGACTCTGGGAAGGGTCTCATGCGTTCGGAGGAGCTGAGCTTTGTGGCGGGAGCCCCCCGTGCCAACCACAAAGGGGCGGTGGTCATTCTCCGCAAGGACAGCGCCAGCCGCCTGATACCTGAGGTGGTGCTGTCTGGGGAGCGCCTGACCTCTGGCTTTGGCTACTCACTGGCGGTGGCTGATCTCAACAATGACGG CTGGCCAGATCTGATTGTGGGCGCCCCCTACTTCTTTGAACGCCAAGAAGAGCTGGGAGGCGCCGTGTACGTGTACATGAACCAGGGTGGTCGCTGGGCAGATGTCACTCCTCTCCGGCTCTGCGGCTCCCCTGACTCCATGTTTGGGGTCAGCCTGGCCGTCTTGGGGGACCTCAACCAAGATGGCTTCCCAG ATCTTGCCGTGGGAGCGCCGTTCGACAGAGACGGGAAAGTCTTTATCTACCATGGGAGCAGCCTGGGGGTGGTCGTCAAGCCTTCACAG GTGCTGGAGGGCGAAGCCGTGGGCATCAAGAGCTTCGGCTACTCCCTGTCCGGTGGCCTGGATGTGGACGGAAATCACTACCCAGACCTGCTGGTGGGCTCCCTGGCTGACGCGGCTGCGCTGTTCAG GGCCAGGCCGGTTCTCCATGTCTCCCAAGAGCTCTCCATTACGCCGAGAGCCATCGACCTAGAGCAGCCCAACTGCGCGGGTGGACGCTTGGTCTG CGTGGATGTGCAGATCTGCTTCAGCTATGTTGCGGTGCCCAGCAGCTACAGCCCTGCCGTGG CCCTGCACTACATGTTAGACGGGGACACAGACCGGAGGCTCCGGGGCCAGCTCCCACGCGTGACTTTCCTGAGACGAGGCCCGGACGACCTCAAGCACCAGTCCTCAGGCACTGTGTGGCTGAAGCAGCAGCATGACCGCGTCTGCGGAGACACCGTGCTGCAGCTGCAG GAGAATGTCAAAGACAAGCTGCGGGCCATTGTGGTCACCCTGTCATATGGTCTCCAGCCCCCTCGGTTACGCAGACAAGCTCCTGGCCAGGGGCTCCCCACTGTGGCTCCCATCCTGAATGCACACCAACCTAGCACCCAGAGGACCGAG ATCCACTTCCTGAAGCAAGGCTGTGGTGATGATAAGATCTGTCAGAGCAACCTACAGCTCGTGCAGGCCAGATTCTGTTCCCGGATCAGTGACACGGAGTTCCAGCCTCTGCCCAT GGATGCGGACGGAACAACGGCCCTGTTTGCACTGAGCGGGCAGCCGTTCATAGGCCTGGAGCTGACGGTCACCAACCTGCCCTCGGACCCAGCCCGGCCTCAGGCAGACGGGGATGATGCTCATGAAGCCCAGCTCTTGGTCACCCTGCCAGCCTCACTGCGCTACTCAGGAGTCCGCACCCTGGACTCTGCG GAGAAGCCACTGTGCCTGTCCAATGAGAATGCCTCTCACGTTGAGTGTGAGCTGGGGAACCCTCTGAAGAGAGGTGCTCAg GTCACTTTCTACCTCATCTTCAGCACCTCGGGGATCACTATTGAGACCACAGAGCTGGAGGTGGAGCTGTTGTTGGCCAC GATCAGTGAGCAGGAGCTGCGTCCAGTGTCTATTCGAGCGCACGTCTTCATTGAGCTGCCGCTGTCTGTTTCAGG GGCTGCCTCTCCCCAGCAACTTTTCTTCTCCGGGGAGGTGAAGGGGGAGAGCGCCATGCGGTCTGAGAGGGATGTGGGCAGCAAGGTCAAGTACGAGGTCACG GTCTCCAATCAAGGCCAGTCACTCAACACTTTGGGCTCTGCCTTCCTCAACATCATGTGGCCCCATGAGATTGCCAACGGGAAGTGGCTGCTGTACCCCATGCGGGTGGAGCTGGAGGGTGGACAGGGGCCTGGGAAGAAAGGGATCTGCTCCCCAAGACCCAACATCCTCCACCTG GATGTGGACAGTAGGGACAGGAGGCGGCGAGAGCTGGGGCAGCCAGAGCCTCAGGAGCCTCCAGAGAAGCTGGAGCCTAGCACATCCTGGTGGCCAGTGTCCTCTGCCGAGAAGAAGAGAAACATCACTTTG GACTGCGCCCAGGGCACGGCCAAGTGTGTGGTTTTCAGCTGCCCGCTCCACAGCTTTGATCGCGCGGCTGTGCTGCACGTCTGGGGCCGTCTCTGGAACAGCACCTTTTTGGAG GAGTACATGGCTGTGAAATCCGTGGAAGTGATCGTCCGAGCCAACGTCACCGTGAAGTCCTCCATCAAGAACCTGTTGCTCAGAGATGCGTCCACGCTG ATCCCAGTGATGGTCTACTTGGACCCCATGGCTGTGGTTGCAGAAGGAGTCCCATGGTGGGTCATCCTCCTGGCAGTGCTGGCGGGGCTGTTGGTCCTGGCCCTGCTGGTCCTGCTGCTCTGGAAG CTGGGATTCTTCAAGCGGGCGAAGCACCCCGAGGCCGTCGTGCCCCAGTACCATGCCGTGAAGATCCCTCGGGAAGACCGGCAGCAGTtcaaggaggagaagacaggcaCCATTCAGAGGAGCAACTGGGGCACCTCTCAGTGGGAGGGCTCTGATGCACACCCCATCTTGGCTGCCGACTGGCACCCTGAGCTGGGTCCTGATGGACAGCCTATGCCACTCTCTGCCTAA
- the Itga7 gene encoding integrin alpha-7 isoform X7 → MAKILSCDSLRPPGIFYLISSLFAGLLLPRAVAFNLDVMGALRKEGQAGSLFGFSVALHRQLQPRPQSWLLVGAPQALALPGQQANRTGGLFACPLSLEETDCYRVDIDREANVQKESKENQWLGVSVRSQGPGGKIVTCAHRYESRQRVDQILETRDVIGRCFVLSQDLTIRDELDGGEWKFCEGRPQGHEQFGFCQQGTAATFSPDSHYLIFGAPGTYNWKGTARVELCAQGSSDLAHLDDGPYEAGGEKEQDPRLIPVPANSYLGLLFVTNIDSSDPDQLVYKTLDPADRLTGPAGDLTLNSYLGFSIDSGKGLMRSEELSFVAGAPRANHKGAVVILRKDSASRLIPEVVLSGERLTSGFGYSLAVADLNNDGWPDLIVGAPYFFERQEELGGAVYVYMNQGGRWADVTPLRLCGSPDSMFGVSLAVLGDLNQDGFPDLAVGAPFDRDGKVFIYHGSSLGVVVKPSQVLEGEAVGIKSFGYSLSGGLDVDGNHYPDLLVGSLADAAALFRARPVLHVSQELSITPRAIDLEQPNCAGGRLVCVDVQICFSYVAVPSSYSPAVALHYMLDGDTDRRLRGQLPRVTFLRRGPDDLKHQSSGTVWLKQQHDRVCGDTVLQLQENVKDKLRAIVVTLSYGLQPPRLRRQAPGQGLPTVAPILNAHQPSTQRTEIHFLKQGCGDDKICQSNLQLVQARFCSRISDTEFQPLPMDADGTTALFALSGQPFIGLELTVTNLPSDPARPQADGDDAHEAQLLVTLPASLRYSGVRTLDSAEKPLCLSNENASHVECELGNPLKRGAQVTFYLIFSTSGITIETTELEVELLLATISEQELRPVSIRAHVFIELPLSVSGAASPQQLFFSGEVKGESAMRSERDVGSKVKYEVTVSNQGQSLNTLGSAFLNIMWPHEIANGKWLLYPMRVELEGGQGPGKKGICSPRPNILHLDVDSRDRRRRELGQPEPQEPPEKLEPSTSWWPVSSAEKKRNITLDCAQGTAKCVVFSCPLHSFDRAAVLHVWGRLWNSTFLEEYMAVKSVEVIVRANVTVKSSIKNLLLRDASTLIPVMVYLDPMAVVAEGVPWWVILLAVLAGLLVLALLVLLLWKLGFFKRAKHPEAVVPQYHAVKIPREDRQQFKEEKTGTIQRSNWGTSQWEGSDAHPILAADWHPELGPDGQPMPLSA, encoded by the exons ATGGCCAAGATTCTGAGCTGCGATTCCCTCCGGCCCCCTGGGATTTTCTACCTTATTAGTTCCTTGTTTGCTGGACTACTCTTACCACGGGCTGTCGCCTTCAATCTGGATGTGATGGGCGCCCTACGGAAGGAGGGGCAAGCTGGCAGTCTCTTCGGCTTCTCGGTGGCCCTGCACAGACAATTACAGCCCCGACCCCAGAGCTG GCTGCTGGTGGGTGCTCCCCAGGCCCTGGCTCTCCCTGGGCAGCAGGCAAATCGCACCGGAGGCCTCTTTGCTTGTCCCCTGAGCCTAGAGGAGACAGACTGCTACAGAGTGGACATCGAcagagaag CTAATGTGCAGAAGGAAAGCAAGGAGAACCAGTGGTTGGGAGTCAGTGTCCGGAGCCAGGGACCTGGGGGCAAGATTGTC ACTTGTGCGCACCGTTATGAGTCTCGACAGAGAGTGGATCAGATCTTGGAGACTCGGGATGTGATTGGTCGCTGCTTTGTGCTAAGTCAGGACCTGACCATCCGAGACGAGTTGGATGGTGGCGAGTGGAAGTTCTGCGAGGGGCGCCCACAGGGCCACGAACAGTTTGGGTTCTGCCAGCAGGGCACAGCTGCCACCTTCTCCCCTGACAGCCACTACCTCATTTTTGGGGCTCCAGGAACCTATAACTGGAAAG GCACAGCCAGGGTGGAGCTCTGTGCACAGGGCTCGTCGGACCTGGCACACCTGGACGATGGACCTTACGAGGCGGGGGGCGAGAAGGAGCAAGACCCCCGCCTCATCCCGGTCCCTGCCAACAGCTACCTTG GCTTGCTTTTTGTGACCAACATTGATAGCTCAGACCCTGACCAGCTGGTGTATAAAACTTTGGACCCTGCTGACCGGCTCACAGGACCAGCCGGAGACTTGACCTTGAATAGCTATTTAG GGTTCTCCATCGACTCTGGGAAGGGTCTCATGCGTTCGGAGGAGCTGAGCTTTGTGGCGGGAGCCCCCCGTGCCAACCACAAAGGGGCGGTGGTCATTCTCCGCAAGGACAGCGCCAGCCGCCTGATACCTGAGGTGGTGCTGTCTGGGGAGCGCCTGACCTCTGGCTTTGGCTACTCACTGGCGGTGGCTGATCTCAACAATGACGG CTGGCCAGATCTGATTGTGGGCGCCCCCTACTTCTTTGAACGCCAAGAAGAGCTGGGAGGCGCCGTGTACGTGTACATGAACCAGGGTGGTCGCTGGGCAGATGTCACTCCTCTCCGGCTCTGCGGCTCCCCTGACTCCATGTTTGGGGTCAGCCTGGCCGTCTTGGGGGACCTCAACCAAGATGGCTTCCCAG ATCTTGCCGTGGGAGCGCCGTTCGACAGAGACGGGAAAGTCTTTATCTACCATGGGAGCAGCCTGGGGGTGGTCGTCAAGCCTTCACAG GTGCTGGAGGGCGAAGCCGTGGGCATCAAGAGCTTCGGCTACTCCCTGTCCGGTGGCCTGGATGTGGACGGAAATCACTACCCAGACCTGCTGGTGGGCTCCCTGGCTGACGCGGCTGCGCTGTTCAG GGCCAGGCCGGTTCTCCATGTCTCCCAAGAGCTCTCCATTACGCCGAGAGCCATCGACCTAGAGCAGCCCAACTGCGCGGGTGGACGCTTGGTCTG CGTGGATGTGCAGATCTGCTTCAGCTATGTTGCGGTGCCCAGCAGCTACAGCCCTGCCGTGG CCCTGCACTACATGTTAGACGGGGACACAGACCGGAGGCTCCGGGGCCAGCTCCCACGCGTGACTTTCCTGAGACGAGGCCCGGACGACCTCAAGCACCAGTCCTCAGGCACTGTGTGGCTGAAGCAGCAGCATGACCGCGTCTGCGGAGACACCGTGCTGCAGCTGCAG GAGAATGTCAAAGACAAGCTGCGGGCCATTGTGGTCACCCTGTCATATGGTCTCCAGCCCCCTCGGTTACGCAGACAAGCTCCTGGCCAGGGGCTCCCCACTGTGGCTCCCATCCTGAATGCACACCAACCTAGCACCCAGAGGACCGAG ATCCACTTCCTGAAGCAAGGCTGTGGTGATGATAAGATCTGTCAGAGCAACCTACAGCTCGTGCAGGCCAGATTCTGTTCCCGGATCAGTGACACGGAGTTCCAGCCTCTGCCCAT GGATGCGGACGGAACAACGGCCCTGTTTGCACTGAGCGGGCAGCCGTTCATAGGCCTGGAGCTGACGGTCACCAACCTGCCCTCGGACCCAGCCCGGCCTCAGGCAGACGGGGATGATGCTCATGAAGCCCAGCTCTTGGTCACCCTGCCAGCCTCACTGCGCTACTCAGGAGTCCGCACCCTGGACTCTGCG GAGAAGCCACTGTGCCTGTCCAATGAGAATGCCTCTCACGTTGAGTGTGAGCTGGGGAACCCTCTGAAGAGAGGTGCTCAg GTCACTTTCTACCTCATCTTCAGCACCTCGGGGATCACTATTGAGACCACAGAGCTGGAGGTGGAGCTGTTGTTGGCCAC GATCAGTGAGCAGGAGCTGCGTCCAGTGTCTATTCGAGCGCACGTCTTCATTGAGCTGCCGCTGTCTGTTTCAGG GGCTGCCTCTCCCCAGCAACTTTTCTTCTCCGGGGAGGTGAAGGGGGAGAGCGCCATGCGGTCTGAGAGGGATGTGGGCAGCAAGGTCAAGTACGAGGTCACG GTCTCCAATCAAGGCCAGTCACTCAACACTTTGGGCTCTGCCTTCCTCAACATCATGTGGCCCCATGAGATTGCCAACGGGAAGTGGCTGCTGTACCCCATGCGGGTGGAGCTGGAGGGTGGACAGGGGCCTGGGAAGAAAGGGATCTGCTCCCCAAGACCCAACATCCTCCACCTG GATGTGGACAGTAGGGACAGGAGGCGGCGAGAGCTGGGGCAGCCAGAGCCTCAGGAGCCTCCAGAGAAGCTGGAGCCTAGCACATCCTGGTGGCCAGTGTCCTCTGCCGAGAAGAAGAGAAACATCACTTTG GACTGCGCCCAGGGCACGGCCAAGTGTGTGGTTTTCAGCTGCCCGCTCCACAGCTTTGATCGCGCGGCTGTGCTGCACGTCTGGGGCCGTCTCTGGAACAGCACCTTTTTGGAG GAGTACATGGCTGTGAAATCCGTGGAAGTGATCGTCCGAGCCAACGTCACCGTGAAGTCCTCCATCAAGAACCTGTTGCTCAGAGATGCGTCCACGCTG ATCCCAGTGATGGTCTACTTGGACCCCATGGCTGTGGTTGCAGAAGGAGTCCCATGGTGGGTCATCCTCCTGGCAGTGCTGGCGGGGCTGTTGGTCCTGGCCCTGCTGGTCCTGCTGCTCTGGAAG CTGGGATTCTTCAAGCGGGCGAAGCACCCCGAGGCCGTCGTGCCCCAGTACCATGCCGTGAAGATCCCTCGGGAAGACCGGCAGCAGTtcaaggaggagaagacaggcaCCATTCAGAGGAGCAACTGGGGCACCTCTCAGTGGGAGGGCTCTGATGCACACCCCATCTTGGCTGCCGACTGGCACCCTGAGCTGGGTCCTGATGGACAGCCTATGCCACTCTCTGCCTAA
- the Itga7 gene encoding integrin alpha-7 isoform X3, producing the protein MAKILSCDSLRPPGIFYLISSLFAGLLLPRAVAFNLDVMGALRKEGQAGSLFGFSVALHRQLQPRPQSWLLVGAPQALALPGQQANRTGGLFACPLSLEETDCYRVDIDREAANVQKESKENQWLGVSVRSQGPGGKIVTCAHRYESRQRVDQILETRDVIGRCFVLSQDLTIRDELDGGEWKFCEGRPQGHEQFGFCQQGTAATFSPDSHYLIFGAPGTYNWKARVELCAQGSSDLAHLDDGPYEAGGEKEQDPRLIPVPANSYLGFSIDSGKGLMRSEELSFVAGAPRANHKGAVVILRKDSASRLIPEVVLSGERLTSGFGYSLAVADLNNDGWPDLIVGAPYFFERQEELGGAVYVYMNQGGRWADVTPLRLCGSPDSMFGVSLAVLGDLNQDGFPDLAVGAPFDRDGKVFIYHGSSLGVVVKPSQVLEGEAVGIKSFGYSLSGGLDVDGNHYPDLLVGSLADAAALFRARPVLHVSQELSITPRAIDLEQPNCAGGRLVCVDVQICFSYVAVPSSYSPAVALHYMLDGDTDRRLRGQLPRVTFLRRGPDDLKHQSSGTVWLKQQHDRVCGDTVLQLQENVKDKLRAIVVTLSYGLQPPRLRRQAPGQGLPTVAPILNAHQPSTQRTEIHFLKQGCGDDKICQSNLQLVQARFCSRISDTEFQPLPMDADGTTALFALSGQPFIGLELTVTNLPSDPARPQADGDDAHEAQLLVTLPASLRYSGVRTLDSAEKPLCLSNENASHVECELGNPLKRGAQVTFYLIFSTSGITIETTELEVELLLATISEQELRPVSIRAHVFIELPLSVSGAASPQQLFFSGEVKGESAMRSERDVGSKVKYEVTVSNQGQSLNTLGSAFLNIMWPHEIANGKWLLYPMRVELEGGQGPGKKGICSPRPNILHLDVDSRDRRRRELGQPEPQEPPEKLEPSTSWWPVSSAEKKRNITLDCAQGTAKCVVFSCPLHSFDRAAVLHVWGRLWNSTFLEEYMAVKSVEVIVRANVTVKSSIKNLLLRDASTLIPVMVYLDPMAVVAEGVPWWVILLAVLAGLLVLALLVLLLWKLGFFKRAKHPEAVVPQYHAVKIPREDRQQFKEEKTGTIQRSNWGTSQWEGSDAHPILAADWHPELGPDGQPMPLSA; encoded by the exons ATGGCCAAGATTCTGAGCTGCGATTCCCTCCGGCCCCCTGGGATTTTCTACCTTATTAGTTCCTTGTTTGCTGGACTACTCTTACCACGGGCTGTCGCCTTCAATCTGGATGTGATGGGCGCCCTACGGAAGGAGGGGCAAGCTGGCAGTCTCTTCGGCTTCTCGGTGGCCCTGCACAGACAATTACAGCCCCGACCCCAGAGCTG GCTGCTGGTGGGTGCTCCCCAGGCCCTGGCTCTCCCTGGGCAGCAGGCAAATCGCACCGGAGGCCTCTTTGCTTGTCCCCTGAGCCTAGAGGAGACAGACTGCTACAGAGTGGACATCGAcagagaag CAGCTAATGTGCAGAAGGAAAGCAAGGAGAACCAGTGGTTGGGAGTCAGTGTCCGGAGCCAGGGACCTGGGGGCAAGATTGTC ACTTGTGCGCACCGTTATGAGTCTCGACAGAGAGTGGATCAGATCTTGGAGACTCGGGATGTGATTGGTCGCTGCTTTGTGCTAAGTCAGGACCTGACCATCCGAGACGAGTTGGATGGTGGCGAGTGGAAGTTCTGCGAGGGGCGCCCACAGGGCCACGAACAGTTTGGGTTCTGCCAGCAGGGCACAGCTGCCACCTTCTCCCCTGACAGCCACTACCTCATTTTTGGGGCTCCAGGAACCTATAACTGGAAAG CCAGGGTGGAGCTCTGTGCACAGGGCTCGTCGGACCTGGCACACCTGGACGATGGACCTTACGAGGCGGGGGGCGAGAAGGAGCAAGACCCCCGCCTCATCCCGGTCCCTGCCAACAGCTACCTTG GGTTCTCCATCGACTCTGGGAAGGGTCTCATGCGTTCGGAGGAGCTGAGCTTTGTGGCGGGAGCCCCCCGTGCCAACCACAAAGGGGCGGTGGTCATTCTCCGCAAGGACAGCGCCAGCCGCCTGATACCTGAGGTGGTGCTGTCTGGGGAGCGCCTGACCTCTGGCTTTGGCTACTCACTGGCGGTGGCTGATCTCAACAATGACGG CTGGCCAGATCTGATTGTGGGCGCCCCCTACTTCTTTGAACGCCAAGAAGAGCTGGGAGGCGCCGTGTACGTGTACATGAACCAGGGTGGTCGCTGGGCAGATGTCACTCCTCTCCGGCTCTGCGGCTCCCCTGACTCCATGTTTGGGGTCAGCCTGGCCGTCTTGGGGGACCTCAACCAAGATGGCTTCCCAG ATCTTGCCGTGGGAGCGCCGTTCGACAGAGACGGGAAAGTCTTTATCTACCATGGGAGCAGCCTGGGGGTGGTCGTCAAGCCTTCACAG GTGCTGGAGGGCGAAGCCGTGGGCATCAAGAGCTTCGGCTACTCCCTGTCCGGTGGCCTGGATGTGGACGGAAATCACTACCCAGACCTGCTGGTGGGCTCCCTGGCTGACGCGGCTGCGCTGTTCAG GGCCAGGCCGGTTCTCCATGTCTCCCAAGAGCTCTCCATTACGCCGAGAGCCATCGACCTAGAGCAGCCCAACTGCGCGGGTGGACGCTTGGTCTG CGTGGATGTGCAGATCTGCTTCAGCTATGTTGCGGTGCCCAGCAGCTACAGCCCTGCCGTGG CCCTGCACTACATGTTAGACGGGGACACAGACCGGAGGCTCCGGGGCCAGCTCCCACGCGTGACTTTCCTGAGACGAGGCCCGGACGACCTCAAGCACCAGTCCTCAGGCACTGTGTGGCTGAAGCAGCAGCATGACCGCGTCTGCGGAGACACCGTGCTGCAGCTGCAG GAGAATGTCAAAGACAAGCTGCGGGCCATTGTGGTCACCCTGTCATATGGTCTCCAGCCCCCTCGGTTACGCAGACAAGCTCCTGGCCAGGGGCTCCCCACTGTGGCTCCCATCCTGAATGCACACCAACCTAGCACCCAGAGGACCGAG ATCCACTTCCTGAAGCAAGGCTGTGGTGATGATAAGATCTGTCAGAGCAACCTACAGCTCGTGCAGGCCAGATTCTGTTCCCGGATCAGTGACACGGAGTTCCAGCCTCTGCCCAT GGATGCGGACGGAACAACGGCCCTGTTTGCACTGAGCGGGCAGCCGTTCATAGGCCTGGAGCTGACGGTCACCAACCTGCCCTCGGACCCAGCCCGGCCTCAGGCAGACGGGGATGATGCTCATGAAGCCCAGCTCTTGGTCACCCTGCCAGCCTCACTGCGCTACTCAGGAGTCCGCACCCTGGACTCTGCG GAGAAGCCACTGTGCCTGTCCAATGAGAATGCCTCTCACGTTGAGTGTGAGCTGGGGAACCCTCTGAAGAGAGGTGCTCAg GTCACTTTCTACCTCATCTTCAGCACCTCGGGGATCACTATTGAGACCACAGAGCTGGAGGTGGAGCTGTTGTTGGCCAC GATCAGTGAGCAGGAGCTGCGTCCAGTGTCTATTCGAGCGCACGTCTTCATTGAGCTGCCGCTGTCTGTTTCAGG GGCTGCCTCTCCCCAGCAACTTTTCTTCTCCGGGGAGGTGAAGGGGGAGAGCGCCATGCGGTCTGAGAGGGATGTGGGCAGCAAGGTCAAGTACGAGGTCACG GTCTCCAATCAAGGCCAGTCACTCAACACTTTGGGCTCTGCCTTCCTCAACATCATGTGGCCCCATGAGATTGCCAACGGGAAGTGGCTGCTGTACCCCATGCGGGTGGAGCTGGAGGGTGGACAGGGGCCTGGGAAGAAAGGGATCTGCTCCCCAAGACCCAACATCCTCCACCTG GATGTGGACAGTAGGGACAGGAGGCGGCGAGAGCTGGGGCAGCCAGAGCCTCAGGAGCCTCCAGAGAAGCTGGAGCCTAGCACATCCTGGTGGCCAGTGTCCTCTGCCGAGAAGAAGAGAAACATCACTTTG GACTGCGCCCAGGGCACGGCCAAGTGTGTGGTTTTCAGCTGCCCGCTCCACAGCTTTGATCGCGCGGCTGTGCTGCACGTCTGGGGCCGTCTCTGGAACAGCACCTTTTTGGAG GAGTACATGGCTGTGAAATCCGTGGAAGTGATCGTCCGAGCCAACGTCACCGTGAAGTCCTCCATCAAGAACCTGTTGCTCAGAGATGCGTCCACGCTG ATCCCAGTGATGGTCTACTTGGACCCCATGGCTGTGGTTGCAGAAGGAGTCCCATGGTGGGTCATCCTCCTGGCAGTGCTGGCGGGGCTGTTGGTCCTGGCCCTGCTGGTCCTGCTGCTCTGGAAG CTGGGATTCTTCAAGCGGGCGAAGCACCCCGAGGCCGTCGTGCCCCAGTACCATGCCGTGAAGATCCCTCGGGAAGACCGGCAGCAGTtcaaggaggagaagacaggcaCCATTCAGAGGAGCAACTGGGGCACCTCTCAGTGGGAGGGCTCTGATGCACACCCCATCTTGGCTGCCGACTGGCACCCTGAGCTGGGTCCTGATGGACAGCCTATGCCACTCTCTGCCTAA